One Meles meles chromosome 11, mMelMel3.1 paternal haplotype, whole genome shotgun sequence DNA segment encodes these proteins:
- the CCIN gene encoding calicin → MKLEFTEKNYNSFVLQNLNKQRKRKEYWDMALTVDHHVFFAHRNVLAAVSPLVKSLISSNDMKTTDELFITIDPNYLSPATVDQLLDYFYSGKVVISEQNVEELLRGAQYFNTPRLRIHCNDFLIKSIRRANCLRYLFLAELFELKEVSDLAYSGIRDNFHYWASPEGSMHFMRCPPVIFGRLLRDENLHVLNEDQALSALINWVYFRKDEREKYFKKFFNYINLNAVSNKTLMFASNKLMGMENSSAHATLIESVLVDRKQERPSSLLNYQRKGALLDSVVILGGQKAHGKFNDGVFAYIIQENLWLKLSEMPYRAAALSATSAGRYIYISGGTTEQISGLKTAWRYDMDDNSWTKLPDLPIGLVFHTMVTCGGTVYSVGGSIAPRRYVSNIYRYDERKEAWCLAGKMSIPMDGTAVITKGDRNLYIVTGRCLVKGYISRVGVVDCFDTNTGDVVQCITFPIEFNHRPLLSFHQDNILCVHSHRQSVEINLQKIKANKTTTSVPLLPNNCPLDVSHAICSIGDNRVFVCGGVTTASDVQTKDYTINPNAYLLDQKTGEWKTLAPPPEALDCPACCLAKLPCKILQRI, encoded by the coding sequence ATGAAATTGGAATTCACGGAGAAAAACTATAACAGCTTTGTGCTGCAGAACCTGAACAAACAGAGGAAACGCAAAGAGTACTGGGACATGGCCCTGACTGTGGACCACCATGTCTTCTTTGCACATCGCAACGTGCTGGCTGCTGTCTCCCCACTGGTGAAGAGCCTCATCTCCAGCAATGACATGAAGACCACCGATGAGCTCTTTATCACCATTGACCCCAACTACCTGAGTCCGGCCACGGTGGACCAGCTCCTGGACTACTTCTACAGTGGCAAGGTGGTGATCTCAGAGCAGAACGTGGAGGAGCTTCTTCGTGGGGCCCAGTATTTTAACACGCCACGCCTTCGAATCCACTGTAACGACTTCCTGATTAAGTCCATTCGCCGTGCAAACTGCTTGCGTTACCTCTTCTTGGCTGAGTTGTTTGAGCTCAAAGAGGTGTCAGACTTGGCCTACTCTGGCATTCGTGACAACTTCCACTACTGGGCCAGTCCCGAGGGCTCTATGCACTTCATGCGCTGTCCCCCTGTCATCTTTGGCCGCCTGCTCCGAGATGAAAACCTGCATGTGCTCAATGAGGACCAGGCTCTTAGTGCCCTCATCAACTGGGTGTACTTCCGGAAGGATGAGCGGGAGAAGTATTTCAAGAAGTTCTTCAACTATATCAATCTTAATGCCGTCTCCAACAAGACACTGATGTTTGCCAGCAACAAGCTGATGGGCATGGAGAACAGCTCAGCCCACGCGACCCTCATCGAGAGCGTCCTCGTGGACCGAAAGCAGGAGAGGCCATCCAGCTTGCTGAACTACCAGCGGAAAGGTGCCCTACTTGACTCGGTGGTCATCCTGGGCGGCCAGAAGGCCCATGGCAAGTTCAATGATGGAGTGTTTGCCTACATCATCCAGGAGAACCTGTGGTTGAAGCTGTCAGAGATGCCCTATCGGGCGGCAGCCCTTAGTGCCACCTCTGCTGGCCGCTACATCTACATCTCTGGTGGGACCACTGAGCAGATTTCAGGGCTGAAGACCGCTTGGCGGTACGACATGGATGACAACTCCTGGACCAAGTTGCCGGACCTGCCAATTGGGCTCGTCTTCCACACCATGGTGACCTGCGGGGGGACAGTGTactcagtgggtgggagcattGCCCCCAGGCGGTATGTCTCCAACATCTATCGCTACGATGAGCGCAAGGAGGCCTGGTGCCTGGCAGGGAAGATGAGCATCCCTATGGATGGcacagctgtgatcactaagGGGGACAGGAACCTGTACATTGTCACGGGCCGCTGCTTGGTGAAGGGCTATATTTCCCGGGTCGGAGTGGTGGACTGCTTTGACACCAACACTGGGGATGTGGTCCAGTGTATCACCTTCCCCATTGAGTTCAACCACAGGCCCCTGCTCTCTTTCCATCAGGACAACATCCTCTGTGTACACAGCCACCGGCAGAGTGTAGAAATCAACCTGCAGAAGATAAAGGCCAACAAGACGACCACCTCGGTGCCTCTCTTGCCCAACAACTGCCCCTTGGATGTGTCCCATGCTATCTGCTCCATTGGAGACAACagagtgtttgtgtgtgggggtgtcACCACAGCCAGTGACGTCCAGACAAAGGACTACACCATCAACCCAAACGCCTACTTGTTGGACCAAAAGACAGGAGAATGGAAGACCCTAGCCCCCCCACCGGAGGCACTGGACTGTCCTGCCTGCTGTCTAGCCAAGCTACCTTGCAAGATTCTTCAAAGGATTTAA
- the GLIPR2 gene encoding Golgi-associated plant pathogenesis-related protein 1 yields MGKSASKQFNNEVLKAHNEYRRQHGVPPLKLCKKLNREAQQYSEALASTRILKHSPESSRGQCGENLAWASYDQTGKEVADRWYSEIKNYNFQQPGFTSGTGHFTAMVWKNTKKMGVGKASASDGSSFVVARYFPAGNVVNQGFFEENVLPPKK; encoded by the exons ATGGGCAAGTCAG CTTCCAAGCAGTTCAATAATGAGGTCCTGAAGGCCCACAACGAGTACCGGCGGCAGCATGGCGTCCCCCCACTGAAGCTCTGCAAGAAGCTCAACCGGGAGGCTCAGCA GTATTCAGAGGCCCTGGCCAGCACGAGGATCCTCAAGCACAGCCCGGAGTCCAGTCGTGGCCAGTGCGGAGAGAACCTGGCATGGGCCTCCTACGATCAGACAG GAAAGGAGGTGGCTGATCGATGGTACAGTGAAATCAAGAACTACAACTTCCAGCAGCCTGGCTTCACCTCTGGGACTG GACATTTCACAGCCATGGTGTGGAAGAATACGAAGAAGATGGGAGTGGGGAAGGCATCCGCAAGCGACGGGTCTTCCTTCGTGGTGGCCCGATACTTCCCCGCAGGGAATGTCGTCAACCAGGGCTTCTTTGAAGAAAACGTCCTGCCTCCAAAGAAGTAG